Within the Micromonospora citrea genome, the region GGTCGCCGACGTAGGCGGCGACGCCGGGCTCGGCACGGCAACCGGAGAGGGCGACGAGGCCGAACGCCATGCTGGCGACGGCGACAAGACGGCGAGCACGCATGACGGTCACTCTCTCATGCCGCCCGAGGCGCGTGTGACGCCGCCCACCCGTGTGCCCTGCCGCGGGCCGGGCCGGTCCCGACCCTGCCCGCTTCCACCCGGCTCACCGGGCCGGGGCCCCGGCCGGTTGCGGCTCGCCCAGCACGTCGGAGAGGAGCTGTGCGCACCACTCCAGCAGAGCCTGGTCGCGCAGCGGCTCGCCGCCGATCCGGCGGGTGCTCGGCCGGGGCACGCTGACCTGGTCGAGCGCGGCCTTGTAGACCGAGTCCGGGTGGTAGCGCTTGAGCCGCAGCTGCTTCGAGTCGGGCAGCGGCAGCGGGCCGAACCGGATGTGCCTGCCCTGCATGGAGACGTCGGTCAGGCCGTAGCGGCGGGCCAGCAGGCGGAACCGGGCCACCGCGACCAGGTTCTGCACCGGGGCGGGCGGCTCGCCGTAGCGGTCCGTCATCTCCGCCACCACCTCGCGCAGGCGCTCCTCGTCACGCGCCTCGGCGAGCTTGCGGTACATCTCCAGGCGCAGCCGCTCCACCCCGACGTAGTCGTGCGGCAGGTGCGCGTCGACCGGCAGGTCGACCTTGACCTCGGTCTCCTCCTCCGGGCGCTCGCCCTTGAACGCGGAGACCGCCTCGCCGACCATCCGCACGTAGAGGTCGAAGCCGACGCCCTCGATGTGGCCGGACTGCTCGCCGCCGAGCAGGTTGCCGGCGCCCCGGATCTCCAGGTCCTTCATCGCCACGTACATGCCGGCGCCCAGCTCGGTGTGCTGGGCGATGGTCGCCAGCCGCTCGTGGGCGTGCTCGGTGAGCGGCTTCTCCGGCGGGTAGAGGAAGTAGGCGTACGCCCGCTCCCGGCCCCGGCCGACCCGGCCGCGGATCTGGTGCAGCTGGGCCAGACCGAGCAGGTCGGCCCGCTCCACGATCAGGGTGTTGGCGTTGGGGATGTCGATGCCGGACTCCACGATCGTGGTGCAGACCAGCACGTCGAACTCCTTCTCCCAGAAGCCGACCATGACCTTCTCCAGGGCCTCCTCGCCCATCTGGCCGTGCGCCACCGCCACCCGCGCCTCGGGCACCAGCTCGCGCAGCCTCCGGGCCGCCTTCTCGATCGACTCGACCCGGTTGTGCAGGTAGAAGACCTGCCCGTCGCGGAGCAGCTCGCGGTGGATGGAGGCGGCCACCTGCCGCTCGTCGTACGCCCCGACGAACGTCAGCACCGGGTGCCGCTCCTCCGGCGGGGTGGCGATGGTGGACATCTCCCGGATGCCGGTGATCGCCATCTCCAGGGTGCGCGGGATCGGGGTGGCCGACATGCTCAGCACGTCGACCGAGGCGCGCATCGTCTTCAGGTGCTCCTTGTGCTCGACGCCGAAGCGCTGCTCCTCGTCGACGATGACCAGGCCCAGCGACTTGAACCGGGTGGCCGCCTGGAGCAGCCGGTGGGTGCCGATGACGATGTCGGCGGTGCCCTCGGCGGCCATCGCGAGGGTCTGCTCGGCCTCCTTCGGCGTCTGGAAGCGGGAGAGCTGCCGGATCGTCACCGGGAACTGGCTCATCCGCTCGGCGAACGTGTTGTAGTGCTGCTGCACCAGCAGGGTGGTGGGCACCAGCACCGCCACCTGCTTGCCGTCCTGCACCGCCTTGAACGCCGCCCGGACGGCGATCTCCGTCTTGCCGTAGCCGACGTCGCCGCAGATCAGCCGGTCCATCGGGACGGTCTGCTCCATGTCCCGCTTGACCTCTTCGATCGCGGCGAGCTGGTCGGGCGTCTCCTGCCAGGGGAAGGCGTCCTCCAGCTCCCGCTGCCACGGCGTGTCCGGGCCGAAGTTGTGCCCCTTGGACGCCTTGCGGGCGGCGTAGAGCTGGATGAGCTGGGCGGCGATCTCCCTGACCGCCTTGCGGGCCCGGGCCTTGGACTTCTGCCAGTCCGAGCCGCCCATCTTGTGCAGGGTGGGCTGCTCGCCGCCGACGTATCGGGAGAGCTGGTCGAGCTGGTCGGTGGGGACGAAGAGCCGGTCGCCGGGCTGGCCGCGCTTGCTCGGGGCGTACTCGATGACGAGGTATTCCCGGGAGGCGCCGTTGACGGTGCGCTGCACCAGCTCGACGTAGCGGCCGATGCCGTGCTGCTCGTGCACGACGTGGTCGCCGGCCTTCAGCTCCAGCGGGTCGATGGTGTTGCGCCGCCGGCTGGGCATCTTGCGCATGTCGCGGGTGGAGGTGCCCCGGCCGCCGGTGACGTCGGTGCCGGTGAGCAGCACGAACCGGGACGCCTCGTCGACGAAGCCGCTGGCCAGGTTGCCGCAGGTGACCAGCAGCTCGCCGGGGGCGGGCGCGGTCGGCACCTCCTCGGTCAGCCGCGCGCCGAGACCGGCGTCGCGGAGCACCTCGACCGCCCGCTGGGCGGGGCCGTGCCCCTCGAAGACCAGCGCGATCGCCCAGCCCTCGCCCGCCCAGCGCTTCAGGTCGTCGACCACCCGGGCGGTCTCGCCGTGATAGAGCGGAGCCGGCTGCGCGGCCAGCGTCACCGCGATCGCGTCGTCGGGGGTGACGTCCACCTCGCCCGGCTCGTCCTCCCAGGGCTCCCACTCGGGGGCGGCGGACTCCGCCTCGGCCAGGCCGAACGGCGACAGCGTCCACCAGGGCCGGCCCAGTCTCGCGGCGGCGGCGCGTACCTCCGCCAGGGTCTTGAAGGCGGCGGCGCCGAGGTCGACCGGGGCCTGGCCGCCGACGGCGGCCGCGGCCCAGCTCGCCTGGAGGAACTCCTCGGAGGTACGCACCAGGTCGTGCGCGCGGGTGCGGATCCGCTCCGGGTCGCAGAGCAGCACGTGGGTGCCGGCCGGCATGCAGTCCAGCAGCAGCTCCATCGAGTCGGCGCCGATCAGCGCCGGGGCGAGCGACTCCATGCCCTCCACGGGGATGCCCTCGGCCAGCTTGTCGAGGATCTCGGCCAGCTCCGGGTGCTCCTCGGCGAGGGCGGCGGCCCGCTTGCGCACCGAGGGGGTGAGCAGCAGCTCCCGGCACGGCGGCGCCCACAGCTGCGGCACCTGCTCGATGGTCCGCTGGTCGGCCACGGCGAAGGTGCGGATCTCCTCCACCTCGT harbors:
- the mfd gene encoding transcription-repair coupling factor, translated to MSKLAGLFAAALADPGLSRARDLARSGAAQVDGLDLTAPPALRPFAVAAVTGDEAAGGAGRPVLAVTATTREADDLAGALGSLLPPEQVAVFPSWETLPHERLSPRSDTVGRRLAVLRRLAHPQSADAHGRTGPLRVVVAPVRSLLQPQLKGLGDLEPVQLAAGGEADLADVARRLTDMAYARVDLVTKRGEFAVRGGILDIFPPTDEHPSRVEFWGDEVEEIRTFAVADQRTIEQVPQLWAPPCRELLLTPSVRKRAAALAEEHPELAEILDKLAEGIPVEGMESLAPALIGADSMELLLDCMPAGTHVLLCDPERIRTRAHDLVRTSEEFLQASWAAAAVGGQAPVDLGAAAFKTLAEVRAAAARLGRPWWTLSPFGLAEAESAAPEWEPWEDEPGEVDVTPDDAIAVTLAAQPAPLYHGETARVVDDLKRWAGEGWAIALVFEGHGPAQRAVEVLRDAGLGARLTEEVPTAPAPGELLVTCGNLASGFVDEASRFVLLTGTDVTGGRGTSTRDMRKMPSRRRNTIDPLELKAGDHVVHEQHGIGRYVELVQRTVNGASREYLVIEYAPSKRGQPGDRLFVPTDQLDQLSRYVGGEQPTLHKMGGSDWQKSKARARKAVREIAAQLIQLYAARKASKGHNFGPDTPWQRELEDAFPWQETPDQLAAIEEVKRDMEQTVPMDRLICGDVGYGKTEIAVRAAFKAVQDGKQVAVLVPTTLLVQQHYNTFAERMSQFPVTIRQLSRFQTPKEAEQTLAMAAEGTADIVIGTHRLLQAATRFKSLGLVIVDEEQRFGVEHKEHLKTMRASVDVLSMSATPIPRTLEMAITGIREMSTIATPPEERHPVLTFVGAYDERQVAASIHRELLRDGQVFYLHNRVESIEKAARRLRELVPEARVAVAHGQMGEEALEKVMVGFWEKEFDVLVCTTIVESGIDIPNANTLIVERADLLGLAQLHQIRGRVGRGRERAYAYFLYPPEKPLTEHAHERLATIAQHTELGAGMYVAMKDLEIRGAGNLLGGEQSGHIEGVGFDLYVRMVGEAVSAFKGERPEEETEVKVDLPVDAHLPHDYVGVERLRLEMYRKLAEARDEERLREVVAEMTDRYGEPPAPVQNLVAVARFRLLARRYGLTDVSMQGRHIRFGPLPLPDSKQLRLKRYHPDSVYKAALDQVSVPRPSTRRIGGEPLRDQALLEWCAQLLSDVLGEPQPAGAPAR